A region of Campylobacter armoricus DNA encodes the following proteins:
- a CDS encoding ExbD/TolR family protein: MFLEDKPELNITPLVDIMLVLLAILMVTAPSITYEEKVQLPQGSQKTSSAPNIKSLIVTINAKKEIFIGKDKFDFVSFADNMNALKIQYNTQEIVFIRADKNLKYDDVMSVLRTMKHLGFQKVALQTE; this comes from the coding sequence ATGTTTTTAGAGGATAAACCAGAACTAAATATTACACCTTTAGTGGATATTATGCTGGTTTTATTAGCTATATTAATGGTTACAGCACCAAGTATTACATATGAGGAAAAAGTTCAACTTCCACAAGGCTCACAAAAGACTTCAAGTGCTCCTAATATAAAAAGTTTGATTGTAACTATTAATGCTAAAAAAGAGATTTTTATAGGAAAAGATAAATTTGATTTTGTAAGTTTTGCAGATAATATGAATGCGTTAAAAATTCAATATAATACTCAAGAAATTGTTTTTATAAGAGCAGATAAAAATTTAAAATATGATGATGTAATGAGTGTTTTGAGAACTATGAAACACTTGGGTTTTCAAAAAGTTGCTTTGCAAACTGAGTAA
- a CDS encoding TonB C-terminal domain-containing protein, whose product MEENSKNNIRAFVYAILIYFFVVFLVFFKLIEFKTKAVEYTDDPNSFINIEIGDNINKNQVNMIQELQKENLQNLFEENILQKYTTNKSVNTQDIEQQASVFDELFGKIEDYQEEKTTKVQSSMPSKKPIFTQREKINDFSKQLNENLQINQELGQSLMEQKIGIYDQFLGAVRKYLEDRWRIYNPSGNLSIEVEFVIDNNGCFYLLNATSAYSDSFDKKVKEFLQNLEGKYITLPPNGKIIKIKMQLSDVIEFKTEK is encoded by the coding sequence ATGGAAGAAAATTCTAAAAATAACATAAGAGCTTTTGTTTATGCAATTTTAATTTATTTTTTTGTTGTTTTTTTAGTATTTTTTAAATTAATTGAGTTTAAAACCAAAGCTGTTGAATATACTGATGATCCTAATAGTTTTATTAATATTGAAATTGGAGATAATATTAATAAAAATCAAGTAAATATGATACAAGAATTGCAAAAAGAGAATTTGCAAAATTTATTCGAAGAAAATATTTTACAAAAATATACCACAAATAAGAGTGTAAATACTCAAGATATTGAACAGCAAGCTAGTGTTTTTGATGAATTATTTGGAAAAATAGAAGATTATCAAGAAGAAAAAACTACAAAAGTACAATCTTCAATGCCATCAAAAAAACCTATTTTTACACAAAGGGAAAAAATTAATGATTTTTCAAAGCAGTTAAATGAAAATTTGCAAATTAATCAAGAATTAGGTCAATCTTTAATGGAACAAAAAATAGGTATCTATGATCAATTTTTGGGAGCTGTAAGAAAATACCTTGAAGATAGATGGAGAATTTACAATCCTAGCGGGAATTTAAGTATAGAAGTAGAATTTGTAATAGATAATAATGGGTGTTTTTACCTGCTAAATGCTACCAGTGCATATAGCGATAGTTTTGATAAAAAAGTAAAAGAATTTTTGCAAAATTTAGAAGGAAAGTATATAACTTTACCTCCAAATGGTAAAATAATAAAAATCAAAATGCAGCTTAGTGATGTAATTGAGTTTAAAACGGAGAAGTGA
- the tolB gene encoding Tol-Pal system protein TolB, which yields MKKILMLLFFCSILFGQDATISVVNKGIQLPKIYIKDQSKLNDLDLKKSFYNMLSNDIKVSSNFELIQDEKQSDYIFSYTLNKNGKLLDIDVEILAAGETKTRFYEQILSIEEYPFLAHKSIVQMVKKLGFAPVDWMDHKILIARTQGNKQSDILLADYTLTYQKVLISKGLNLFPKWANKEQDAFYFTAYEDEIPTLYKYNIKNKNIIKIISSKGMIVASDVSDDGKKILLTMAPKDQPDVYLYDIGTKNLIQITNYTGIDVNGNFVDNDKNIVFVSDRLGYPNIFMQNMDSNLTQQVVFHGKNNSSVSTHKHYMVYSSREANQRGVFNLYLMSTQSDYIRQLTANGKNLFPRFSSDGESVVFIKYLGSQSALGVIRINANKAFHYGLKVGKIQSIDW from the coding sequence ATGAAAAAAATATTGATGTTATTATTTTTTTGTTCGATATTATTTGGACAAGATGCGACAATTTCTGTTGTAAATAAAGGTATACAATTGCCTAAAATTTATATTAAAGATCAATCCAAACTTAATGATTTAGATCTTAAAAAAAGTTTTTATAATATGCTATCTAATGACATTAAAGTAAGTTCAAATTTTGAATTAATCCAAGATGAAAAGCAAAGTGATTATATTTTTTCTTATACTTTAAATAAGAATGGAAAACTTTTAGATATTGATGTAGAAATTTTAGCTGCAGGTGAAACTAAAACAAGATTTTATGAACAAATTTTATCTATAGAGGAATATCCTTTTTTAGCACATAAAAGTATTGTTCAAATGGTAAAAAAATTAGGCTTTGCACCAGTTGATTGGATGGATCATAAAATTTTAATAGCTAGAACTCAAGGTAATAAACAAAGCGATATTTTATTAGCTGATTATACTTTAACCTATCAAAAAGTATTAATTTCAAAAGGTTTAAATCTATTTCCTAAGTGGGCAAATAAAGAACAGGATGCTTTTTATTTTACAGCTTATGAAGATGAAATTCCAACACTTTATAAGTATAATATAAAAAATAAGAATATTATAAAAATCATTTCAAGTAAAGGCATGATAGTTGCTTCTGATGTTAGTGATGATGGTAAAAAAATACTTCTTACTATGGCGCCAAAAGATCAGCCAGATGTATATTTATATGATATAGGTACAAAAAATCTTATACAAATTACAAACTATACAGGAATTGATGTAAATGGTAATTTTGTAGATAATGATAAAAATATAGTCTTTGTATCCGATCGCTTGGGTTATCCAAATATTTTTATGCAAAATATGGATTCTAATTTAACACAGCAAGTAGTTTTTCATGGTAAAAACAATTCTTCGGTTTCTACTCATAAACATTATATGGTATATTCTAGTAGAGAAGCAAATCAAAGAGGGGTTTTTAATCTTTATTTAATGTCAACGCAAAGTGATTATATAAGACAGCTTACTGCAAATGGAAAAAATCTTTTTCCAAGATTTTCTAGTGATGGAGAAAGTGTAGTTTTTATTAAATACTTAGGCTCACAAAGTGCTTTGGGTGTGATAAGGATTAATGCAAATAAAGCATTCCATTATGGTTTAAAAGTTGGAAAAATTCAATCAATTGATTGGTAA
- the pal gene encoding peptidoglycan-associated lipoprotein Pal produces the protein MKKIIFASITAFAVIVSGCATKNTSVSSSSSVDSSKGSGGSDRFENLESLNSIANVYFDFDKFDVRKDMQKVIANNAEIFNKEASNATIVVEGNCDEWGTDEYNQALGLKRAKSVKESLVAQGVSADRISVKSYGETNPVCTERTKTCDAQNRRAEFKLAK, from the coding sequence ATGAAAAAAATCATTTTTGCTTCAATTACTGCGTTTGCTGTTATTGTCAGTGGTTGTGCTACAAAAAATACAAGTGTAAGTAGCTCAAGTAGTGTTGATAGTTCTAAAGGAAGTGGTGGTTCAGATAGATTTGAAAATCTTGAGTCTTTAAATTCTATTGCTAATGTGTATTTTGATTTTGATAAATTTGATGTTAGAAAAGATATGCAAAAAGTAATTGCTAATAATGCAGAAATATTTAATAAAGAAGCTTCTAATGCTACAATTGTAGTTGAAGGAAATTGTGATGAATGGGGAACTGATGAATATAATCAAGCTTTAGGATTAAAAAGAGCAAAATCAGTAAAGGAATCTTTAGTTGCTCAAGGTGTTAGTGCGGATAGAATTAGCGTAAAAAGTTATGGTGAGACTAATCCTGTATGTACTGAAAGAACTAAAACTTGTGATGCACAAAATCGTCGTGCAGAATTTAAATTAGCAAAATAA
- a CDS encoding tetratricopeptide repeat protein: MKKKLLSVALLGATFLYAEISAFDAGKVDTKTPYGLTQNEKLQYENQERLKALNEYYTNLTSKLNTAIENIEGLQSVTEGLNVQYSKVNTKLFSLEENHQNFDTNITHEIQNLRAYVEENRQIQEKNHQEIQKILSEITTLINKINDDYASKEDMNQSIAFFQSEIAKVQNQANASKIIPIVNDMNKTQENIQEVNTTNVEIIEKKDDSWKKLQSSEILQQAIVETNKNQFENAKEKFEHLISIHYKPARSTFWLGEIRYKQQDYAGALGFYKKSSAISTKGDYVPKLLYHTAISLDKVGDTKSANKFYKALKTAYPDSPEAKASPDRK; the protein is encoded by the coding sequence ATGAAAAAAAAATTATTATCCGTAGCTCTTTTGGGAGCTACTTTTTTATATGCTGAAATTTCAGCATTTGATGCAGGAAAAGTAGATACAAAAACACCTTATGGATTAACTCAAAATGAAAAATTACAATATGAAAATCAAGAACGATTAAAAGCTTTAAATGAATACTATACTAATTTAACTAGCAAATTAAATACCGCAATAGAAAATATAGAAGGCTTACAAAGTGTAACAGAAGGTTTGAATGTTCAGTATTCTAAAGTTAATACAAAATTATTTTCATTAGAAGAAAATCATCAAAATTTCGATACAAATATTACTCATGAAATTCAAAATTTGAGAGCTTATGTAGAAGAAAATAGACAAATTCAAGAAAAAAATCATCAAGAAATCCAAAAAATACTAAGTGAAATTACAACTTTAATTAATAAAATTAATGATGATTATGCATCTAAAGAAGATATGAATCAAAGTATAGCTTTTTTTCAATCAGAAATAGCTAAGGTGCAAAATCAAGCAAATGCTTCTAAAATTATTCCTATAGTTAATGATATGAATAAAACTCAAGAAAATATTCAAGAAGTAAATACAACGAATGTAGAAATAATTGAAAAAAAAGATGATAGTTGGAAAAAATTACAATCTAGTGAAATTTTACAGCAAGCAATTGTTGAAACGAATAAAAATCAATTTGAAAATGCAAAAGAAAAATTTGAGCATTTAATTAGCATACACTATAAACCGGCAAGATCTACATTTTGGCTTGGAGAAATTAGATATAAACAGCAAGACTATGCCGGAGCTTTGGGATTTTATAAAAAAAGTTCAGCTATAAGTACAAAAGGTGATTATGTCCCAAAATTGCTTTACCATACTGCTATTAGTTTAGATAAAGTTGGAGATACTAAAAGTGCTAACAAATTTTATAAAGCACTAAAGACAGCATATCCTGATAGTCCTGAAGCAAAAGCTTCACCAGATAGAAAATAA
- a CDS encoding FKBP-type peptidyl-prolyl cis-trans isomerase, translating into MAIEKNSVVSMFYELKDANTNEVLESNIYAEPISFILGKGQILEGLENEIQKLNAPCNADIIIKKENALGEYDANALQTLPKEQFAGIDLQIGMELFGESEDGNTVRVIVREITENEVTIDYNHAYAGRDLLFSLNIVDVRAASEDEILTGIIAGSRSCGCGGGGHHDHHHGHGGGGCCGGHGNGGGCCGGHHH; encoded by the coding sequence ATGGCTATAGAAAAAAATAGTGTAGTTTCAATGTTTTACGAGTTAAAAGATGCAAATACAAATGAAGTTTTAGAGTCAAATATCTATGCTGAACCTATTTCTTTTATTTTAGGTAAAGGTCAAATTTTAGAAGGATTGGAAAATGAAATTCAAAAACTTAATGCTCCTTGTAATGCTGATATCATAATAAAAAAAGAAAATGCTTTGGGTGAGTATGATGCAAATGCTTTGCAAACTTTACCAAAAGAGCAATTTGCTGGAATTGATTTACAAATTGGTATGGAGCTTTTTGGTGAAAGTGAAGATGGTAATACTGTCAGAGTTATAGTTAGAGAAATTACTGAGAATGAAGTTACCATTGATTATAATCATGCTTATGCGGGGAGAGATTTACTATTTTCACTAAATATTGTAGATGTAAGAGCTGCAAGTGAAGATGAAATTTTAACAGGAATAATTGCAGGTAGTAGAAGTTGTGGATGTGGCGGTGGAGGACATCATGATCACCATCACGGACATGGTGGCGGTGGATGTTGTGGTGGCCATGGAAATGGTGGTGGTTGCTGTGGAGGACACCATCATTAA
- the fabD gene encoding ACP S-malonyltransferase, which yields MNSVFIFPGQGSQSVGMGLSFYENSSKAKKLLDHASEYCKIDFKHLLFENNEDLNKSEFTQMAIVLNSLMAYEALREQIDIEAKFSLGHSLGEFSALATQGAFDFLDVIALVNKRGQFMQADCSKIEAGMMVVLGLEDKIAEEICQKAFNDGKKIFAANYNCDGQIVLAGLKPDLTTYEIEFKNAGAKRTMLLNMSVASHCPLLKNASLKLTKELELVLKDNFKSVVSNVNAKAYSDKNQALKLLSEQLIRPVLYKQSIEAIDDEVDFYIEFGASVLKGLNKKITKKETYALSKMEDIDEILKAIK from the coding sequence ATGAATAGTGTATTTATTTTTCCAGGACAGGGCTCCCAAAGTGTTGGAATGGGACTTAGTTTTTATGAAAATTCATCTAAGGCAAAGAAATTGCTAGATCATGCTAGTGAATATTGTAAAATTGATTTTAAACACTTGCTTTTTGAGAATAATGAAGATTTAAACAAAAGTGAATTTACACAAATGGCTATTGTGCTAAATTCATTAATGGCTTATGAAGCTTTAAGAGAACAAATTGATATAGAAGCGAAGTTTAGTTTGGGTCATTCATTGGGAGAATTTAGTGCTTTAGCGACGCAAGGTGCATTTGATTTTTTAGATGTAATTGCGCTTGTTAATAAACGCGGCCAATTTATGCAAGCGGATTGTTCTAAAATTGAAGCTGGTATGATGGTAGTTTTGGGACTTGAAGATAAAATTGCAGAAGAAATTTGTCAAAAAGCATTTAATGATGGAAAAAAAATTTTTGCAGCAAATTATAATTGTGATGGACAAATTGTATTAGCAGGTTTAAAACCTGACTTAACTACTTATGAAATCGAATTTAAAAATGCTGGTGCAAAAAGAACTATGCTTTTAAATATGAGTGTTGCAAGTCATTGTCCGTTATTGAAAAATGCATCTTTAAAACTTACAAAAGAATTGGAACTTGTATTAAAAGATAATTTTAAGAGTGTGGTTTCAAATGTCAATGCTAAAGCATATAGTGATAAAAATCAAGCTTTGAAGCTTTTAAGTGAGCAACTTATTAGACCTGTTCTTTATAAACAAAGCATCGAGGCAATAGATGATGAAGTAGATTTTTATATTGAATTTGGTGCAAGTGTATTAAAGGGTTTGAATAAAAAAATTACTAAAAAGGAAACTTATGCTTTAAGTAAGATGGAAGATATTGATGAAATTTTAAAGGCGATTAAATGA
- a CDS encoding 5'-methylthioadenosine/adenosylhomocysteine nucleosidase, which produces MKIAILGAMPEEVTPLLETLKEYQAIEYANNTYYLTKYKNHELIIAYSKIGKVNSTLSATIMIEKFKAELLLFTGVAGAFNPSLEIGDLIYATKLVQYDLDITAFGHPLGYVPGNKIFIKTDEKLNNLALEVAKELGIRLQSGIIATGDEFICDENKKSKIREIFNADACEMEGASVALVCDALKIPCLILRSMSDKAGEKAEFDFDEFVEKSAQISANFVLKICEKL; this is translated from the coding sequence ATGAAAATAGCTATTTTAGGAGCTATGCCTGAAGAGGTTACTCCTTTATTAGAAACATTAAAAGAATATCAAGCAATTGAATATGCAAATAATACTTATTATCTTACAAAATATAAAAATCATGAATTAATCATTGCTTATTCTAAGATAGGAAAGGTTAATTCTACTCTTAGTGCAACTATTATGATAGAAAAATTTAAAGCAGAACTTTTACTTTTTACAGGTGTTGCTGGAGCTTTTAATCCCAGTTTAGAAATAGGTGATTTAATCTATGCTACAAAATTAGTTCAATATGATTTGGATATTACAGCTTTTGGACACCCATTAGGTTATGTTCCTGGTAATAAAATTTTTATAAAAACAGATGAAAAATTAAATAATCTTGCTTTAGAAGTGGCTAAAGAGCTTGGCATTAGATTACAATCAGGTATTATTGCTACAGGTGATGAATTTATTTGTGATGAGAATAAAAAGTCAAAAATTAGAGAAATTTTTAATGCAGATGCTTGCGAAATGGAAGGGGCTAGTGTAGCTTTGGTGTGTGATGCTTTGAAAATTCCTTGTCTTATTTTGAGATCAATGAGTGATAAAGCGGGTGAAAAGGCTGAATTTGATTTTGATGAATTTGTAGAAAAATCAGCACAAATTTCGGCTAATTTTGTTTTGAAAATTTGTGAGAAATTATGA
- a CDS encoding ATP-binding protein, with product MINLSKKLIREVAKANAKFSLIKDNDKVLLGLSGGKDSLALAHLLKRMQVHAPFKFELKAVTLSYGMGEDYTKLHNHCKEYGIDHEVIDSNIYEISGDTIRKNSSFCSYFSRMRRGALYTYALENNFNKLAIAHHLDDAVESFFMNFIYNGSLRSLAPKYKSKRGVEVIRPLIFVRERQLRENAITNELEVIGNEFCPGMKLSEKNVKFPHAREEAKQLLANLEKENPKLFTSLKTAFENIHTDSFFVVKDNG from the coding sequence ATGATAAATCTTAGCAAAAAATTAATAAGAGAAGTTGCAAAAGCAAATGCTAAATTTTCTTTAATAAAAGATAATGATAAAGTCTTATTAGGACTTAGTGGTGGAAAAGACTCATTGGCTTTGGCACATCTTCTAAAGCGTATGCAAGTACATGCGCCTTTTAAATTTGAACTTAAAGCGGTAACTTTAAGTTATGGTATGGGTGAAGATTATACTAAACTTCATAACCACTGCAAAGAATATGGTATTGATCATGAGGTGATTGATTCTAATATTTATGAAATTTCAGGTGATACTATTAGAAAGAATTCAAGTTTTTGTAGCTATTTTTCAAGAATGAGACGAGGTGCTTTATATACCTATGCTTTAGAAAATAATTTTAATAAATTAGCTATAGCGCATCATTTAGATGATGCTGTTGAAAGCTTTTTTATGAATTTTATATATAATGGCTCTCTTAGAAGTTTAGCTCCAAAATATAAAAGCAAAAGAGGGGTAGAGGTTATTCGTCCTTTAATTTTTGTAAGAGAAAGACAATTAAGAGAAAATGCTATTACTAATGAATTAGAAGTAATTGGCAATGAATTTTGTCCTGGTATGAAATTAAGTGAAAAAAATGTTAAATTTCCCCATGCAAGAGAAGAGGCTAAACAGCTTTTAGCAAATTTAGAAAAAGAAAATCCAAAATTATTTACAAGTTTAAAAACTGCATTTGAAAATATCCATACAGATAGTTTTTTTGTGGTCAAGGATAATGGCTAA
- a CDS encoding cysteine hydrolase family protein, which yields MAKLLVVVDYQNDFIDGSLGFEEATKIKDNILTLLKNHQGDIVFTFDTHDENYLKTQEGKNLPIYHCIRDTLGWKMSSDFDVYLEKAKKIFYKNAFGSLELANFLKENYYESIEFCGLVSHICVFSNVILAQSATPNSKITLYKNATASFDKQLEKSAYEILQAYGVKLL from the coding sequence ATGGCTAAGCTTTTAGTTGTTGTTGATTATCAAAATGATTTTATTGATGGTAGCTTGGGCTTTGAAGAAGCTACCAAGATAAAAGATAATATTCTTACTCTTTTAAAAAATCATCAAGGTGATATCGTTTTTACTTTCGATACACACGATGAGAATTATTTAAAGACTCAAGAGGGAAAAAATTTACCTATTTATCATTGTATTAGAGATACTCTAGGTTGGAAAATGTCAAGTGATTTTGATGTGTATTTAGAAAAAGCAAAAAAAATCTTTTATAAGAATGCTTTTGGTAGCTTAGAATTAGCTAATTTTTTGAAAGAAAACTATTATGAAAGTATAGAATTTTGCGGTCTTGTTTCGCATATTTGTGTATTTAGCAATGTTATTTTAGCTCAAAGTGCAACTCCTAATTCTAAGATTACTTTATATAAAAACGCTACTGCAAGTTTTGACAAGCAACTGGAAAAAAGTGCTTATGAAATATTACAAGCTTATGGTGTAAAACTTTTATAA
- the recO gene encoding recombination protein RecO, with protein sequence MQGFILHTQSVKDEDLIVYLLSAKKVIKSYRFYGMRHSNILSGYKIDFELEENSRFLPRLKDVLHIGFSWILDREKMYFWQEFIKLFYWHLKDIEEIDKFYFELLEDCSKRFEKQDCKRVIVDAYLKILNHEGRLHKEFNCFLCDGRIKENVVLIRAFLPAHNNCCFGYEFKINDVLQFYESFNSSHFNDEYIDKLYKIIKEGF encoded by the coding sequence ATGCAAGGATTTATTTTACATACTCAAAGTGTAAAAGATGAAGATTTGATTGTCTATCTTTTAAGTGCTAAAAAAGTTATTAAAAGTTATAGATTTTATGGCATGAGGCATTCTAATATTTTAAGTGGTTATAAAATAGATTTTGAGTTGGAAGAAAATTCTAGGTTTTTACCTAGATTAAAAGATGTTTTACATATAGGATTTTCTTGGATTTTAGATAGAGAAAAAATGTATTTTTGGCAAGAATTTATCAAACTTTTTTATTGGCATTTGAAAGATATTGAAGAAATTGATAAATTCTATTTTGAACTTTTGGAAGATTGTTCTAAAAGATTTGAAAAACAAGACTGCAAACGCGTGATTGTAGATGCTTATTTAAAGATTTTAAATCATGAAGGGCGTTTGCATAAAGAGTTTAATTGTTTTTTATGTGATGGGCGTATAAAAGAAAATGTGGTTTTAATAAGAGCTTTCTTACCTGCACATAACAATTGTTGTTTTGGTTATGAATTTAAAATTAATGATGTTTTGCAATTTTATGAAAGTTTTAATTCATCGCATTTTAACGATGAATATATTGATAAATTATATAAAATTATCAAAGAGGGTTTTTAA
- a CDS encoding tRNA dihydrouridine synthase, which translates to MIDFSKKPLFLAPMAGFSDLPLRNLVKQFGADVTVSEMISSNALVYESSKTLKMLEKAELEKPYIVQLAGSDESIIQKAVEILNHFDFIDGIDFNCGCPVNKVIKQCAGSALLQDLDKLKKILETIKTTSNKKLTSVKVRLGFDKKNPVIIAKACENAGVDFISMHGRTRKQMYSGNADYEAIALAKENIKIPLVANGDINEENAKKVFEITKSDALMIGRASIGKPWIFYEIKHGKKIDKTMKNKIIFTHFEEMVKHYKEQGISIFRKHLHEYSKGYEDASNFRDQINRINDIELMRKYIHDFFNKE; encoded by the coding sequence ATGATAGATTTCAGCAAAAAACCTTTATTTTTAGCTCCTATGGCTGGATTTTCAGATTTACCTTTAAGAAATCTAGTTAAACAATTTGGAGCTGATGTGACAGTTAGTGAAATGATAAGTTCTAATGCTTTAGTATATGAGAGTTCAAAAACCCTTAAAATGCTAGAAAAAGCTGAACTTGAAAAACCTTATATAGTTCAACTTGCAGGATCTGATGAAAGTATTATCCAAAAAGCAGTAGAAATTCTAAATCATTTTGATTTTATAGATGGAATTGATTTTAATTGTGGTTGTCCTGTAAATAAAGTCATCAAACAGTGTGCAGGCAGTGCGCTTTTGCAAGATCTTGATAAATTAAAAAAAATTTTAGAAACCATAAAAACAACTAGCAATAAAAAATTAACTAGTGTAAAAGTAAGACTAGGATTTGATAAAAAAAATCCTGTCATTATAGCTAAAGCTTGTGAAAATGCTGGGGTTGATTTTATCAGCATGCATGGAAGAACTAGAAAACAAATGTATAGTGGAAATGCAGATTATGAAGCTATAGCGTTAGCCAAAGAAAATATCAAAATTCCTTTAGTAGCAAATGGAGATATAAATGAGGAAAATGCTAAAAAAGTATTTGAGATAACTAAAAGCGATGCTTTGATGATAGGACGCGCAAGTATTGGAAAACCTTGGATATTTTATGAAATTAAGCATGGTAAAAAAATTGACAAAACCATGAAAAATAAAATTATATTTACACATTTTGAAGAAATGGTAAAACATTACAAAGAACAAGGTATAAGTATATTTAGAAAACATTTACATGAATACTCTAAAGGCTATGAAGATGCTTCAAATTTTAGAGATCAGATTAATCGTATTAATGATATAGAATTAATGCGTAAGTATATTCATGATTTTTTCAATAAGGAATGA
- the dksA gene encoding RNA polymerase-binding protein DksA: MQELNLGEIKNILIQRQKEILNQLQGNIDNIHNLHDSEPRDEVDLQQIDNSSHIDFKINENLKIELEEIKQSLSKIENNTYGICEYCEDNIHPERLKIKPHAKYCINCRENLEKRKEL; the protein is encoded by the coding sequence ATGCAAGAATTAAATTTAGGTGAGATAAAAAACATTTTAATCCAAAGACAAAAAGAAATTTTAAACCAGCTTCAAGGTAATATAGACAATATACATAATTTACACGATAGCGAACCCAGAGATGAAGTTGATTTACAGCAAATTGATAATAGCTCACATATTGATTTTAAGATTAATGAAAATTTAAAAATCGAGTTAGAAGAAATTAAACAATCATTAAGTAAAATAGAAAATAATACTTATGGTATTTGTGAGTATTGTGAGGATAATATTCACCCTGAAAGATTGAAAATAAAACCTCATGCAAAATACTGCATAAATTGTCGTGAGAACTTAGAAAAAAGGAAAGAATTATGA
- a CDS encoding 23S rRNA (pseudouridine(1915)-N(3))-methyltransferase RlmH has product MQINLLSIQKNNKDDFSKINEHYIKLIKKFCIFNDICIFNNKVALAQNTNAIEAKKSYTNAFNPYKKGFCIALDEKGKELTSIEFAKLLQDKNEISFFIGGAYGFEQDFTTQMHTSIALSKMTLVHKFAKTMLLEQIYRAFCINTNHPYHK; this is encoded by the coding sequence ATGCAAATTAATCTTTTAAGCATTCAGAAAAACAATAAAGATGATTTTAGCAAAATAAATGAACACTACATTAAACTCATTAAAAAATTTTGCATTTTTAATGATATATGTATTTTCAATAATAAAGTAGCTTTAGCACAAAACACAAATGCAATAGAAGCTAAAAAATCTTATACAAATGCCTTTAACCCTTACAAAAAAGGGTTTTGTATAGCATTAGACGAAAAAGGCAAGGAGCTTACAAGTATAGAATTTGCAAAATTACTCCAAGATAAAAATGAAATTTCTTTTTTTATTGGTGGTGCTTATGGATTTGAACAAGATTTTACCACACAAATGCATACAAGTATAGCACTCAGCAAGATGACTTTAGTGCATAAATTTGCAAAAACTATGCTTTTAGAGCAAATTTATCGTGCATTTTGTATTAATACAAATCATCCATATCATAAATAG